In Sphingomonas sp. R1, a single genomic region encodes these proteins:
- a CDS encoding potassium transporter Kup: protein MRKCAGVPRATPNPSGRRPAVQQSASDGDAPAHAHQERFAALAVGAIGVVFGDIGTSPLYSLKESFIGHHKLAVDAAHIYGVLSLIFWTMTSIVTIKYVALILRADNRGEGGSLALLALITRKMDDSRWRVAITLTGVIATALFYGDAIITPAVSVLSAVEGLTTVREGFTPLVLPLTVAILVALFAIQARGTASVGKLFGPVMLVYFAVIAVLGISGIAAAPEILWALNPWYAVKFFTLDPTLAFLALGSVVLAVTGAEALYADMGHFGRRAIMVSWLYIAFPCLMLNYLGQSAAILRNPAMIENPFFLMAPDWARLPLVILATMATVIASQAVISGAFSVSQQAVQLGFLPRLRILHTSAKAAGQVYVPLVNWGLLVMVVLLALGFRSSSNLASAYGIAVTGTMFITACMLGVLTFAVWKWHPLLAGLVTGVFLLIDGAYFASNITKIPDGGWFPLLVAAVAFVLLTTWSRGRRLVLARLQEGAMPIALFIRSAAQSAARVKGTAVFLTSTPDSIPPALLHNLKHNKVLHERIVLLTVAIEQVPHVLGKECTSMEALGDGFFRVVLHYGFMDEVDVPAALAAIQDCGAPFRPMETSYFLARQTLLPSSRPGMAIWREKLFAWMVRNAESAMEFFKLPTNRVVELGSQLEI, encoded by the coding sequence ATGCGGAAATGCGCAGGCGTACCGCGTGCCACCCCGAATCCGTCGGGGCGGAGACCTGCAGTGCAGCAGTCAGCGAGCGACGGGGATGCCCCCGCGCATGCGCACCAGGAGCGGTTCGCCGCCCTGGCAGTCGGCGCCATCGGCGTCGTATTCGGCGATATCGGCACTTCGCCGCTCTATTCGCTCAAGGAAAGTTTCATCGGCCACCACAAGCTGGCGGTGGATGCGGCGCACATCTACGGAGTGCTGTCGCTGATCTTCTGGACGATGACCTCCATCGTCACGATCAAATATGTCGCGCTGATCCTGCGCGCGGACAATCGCGGCGAAGGCGGCAGCCTCGCACTGCTGGCGCTGATCACGCGAAAGATGGACGACAGCCGCTGGCGCGTCGCCATTACCCTGACCGGGGTGATCGCAACGGCGCTGTTCTACGGCGATGCGATCATCACTCCGGCGGTGTCGGTGCTGTCGGCGGTCGAGGGGCTGACGACCGTCCGAGAAGGCTTTACGCCGCTCGTGCTGCCGTTGACCGTCGCTATCCTCGTTGCGCTGTTCGCCATCCAGGCGCGGGGCACGGCCAGCGTCGGCAAGCTGTTCGGCCCGGTCATGCTCGTCTATTTCGCGGTCATCGCGGTACTTGGCATCTCGGGAATCGCGGCCGCGCCCGAGATCCTGTGGGCGCTGAACCCCTGGTATGCCGTCAAGTTCTTCACGCTCGATCCCACGCTCGCCTTTCTGGCGCTGGGATCGGTTGTCCTGGCGGTAACGGGTGCCGAAGCGCTGTACGCGGACATGGGCCATTTCGGCCGCCGCGCGATCATGGTGTCCTGGCTCTACATCGCCTTCCCCTGCCTGATGCTCAACTATCTGGGGCAGTCGGCAGCGATCCTGCGCAATCCGGCGATGATCGAGAACCCCTTCTTCCTCATGGCGCCCGATTGGGCCCGCCTGCCGCTCGTCATCCTCGCCACCATGGCGACGGTGATCGCCAGCCAGGCGGTGATCTCGGGCGCCTTCTCGGTCTCGCAGCAGGCGGTGCAGCTGGGTTTCCTGCCGCGCCTGCGCATTCTCCACACCAGCGCGAAGGCGGCCGGCCAGGTCTATGTGCCGCTGGTCAACTGGGGCCTGCTGGTGATGGTGGTGCTGCTGGCGCTCGGCTTCCGCAGCTCGAGCAACCTCGCCTCCGCATATGGGATCGCGGTGACCGGCACGATGTTCATCACCGCCTGCATGCTGGGCGTACTGACCTTCGCCGTATGGAAGTGGCATCCGCTGCTCGCCGGCCTCGTCACCGGCGTCTTCCTGCTCATCGACGGCGCCTATTTCGCCTCGAACATCACCAAGATCCCTGATGGCGGCTGGTTCCCGCTGCTGGTCGCCGCGGTCGCCTTCGTGCTGCTGACGACGTGGTCGCGCGGACGCCGGCTGGTGCTCGCGCGGCTTCAGGAGGGGGCGATGCCGATCGCGCTGTTCATCCGCTCCGCCGCACAGTCGGCGGCGCGGGTGAAGGGCACGGCGGTGTTCCTCACCTCGACCCCGGACAGCATTCCGCCGGCGCTGCTGCATAATCTCAAGCACAACAAGGTCCTGCACGAGCGGATCGTGCTGTTGACGGTCGCGATCGAGCAGGTCCCTCATGTGCTGGGCAAGGAATGCACCTCGATGGAAGCGCTGGGCGACGGCTTCTTCCGCGTGGTGCTGCACTATGGCTTCATGGACGAAGTCGACGTGCCGGCGGCGCTCGCCGCGATCCAGGACTGCGGCGCCCCGTTCCGGCCGATGGAAACCAGCTACTTTCTCGCGCGGCAGACGCTGCTGCCGTCGTCGCGCCCCGGCATGGCGATCTGGCGCGAGAAGCTGTTCGCCTGGATGGTGCGCAACGCCGAAAGCGCGATGGAGTTCTTCAAGCTCCCCACCAACCGGGTCGTCGAGCTGGGCAGCCAGCTGGAAATCTGA
- the rplI gene encoding 50S ribosomal protein L9 — MEVILLERVEKLGHIGDVVKVKDGFARNFLLPRKKALRANEANRKVFEANRERIEAENATRRVEAEKESKTLEGVSVTLIRQASNVGQLYGSVAVRDLVDVLTAEGHKVNKAQIVLDRPIKAIGVYEVRVALHPEVAVTVKVNVARSPEEAEMQAQGVDVTSAMFERDETGFTEDYDPNAEPGEIATEAPAAEDAQG, encoded by the coding sequence ATGGAAGTCATTCTGCTGGAGCGCGTCGAGAAGCTCGGCCACATCGGCGACGTGGTGAAGGTGAAGGACGGCTTTGCCCGTAACTTCCTCCTCCCGCGCAAGAAGGCGCTGCGCGCCAACGAAGCCAACCGCAAGGTCTTCGAAGCCAACCGTGAGCGCATCGAAGCCGAGAACGCGACTCGTCGCGTTGAGGCCGAGAAGGAATCGAAGACGCTCGAGGGCGTTTCGGTGACGCTCATCCGCCAGGCGTCGAACGTCGGCCAGCTGTACGGCTCGGTCGCGGTGCGCGACCTGGTCGACGTGCTGACCGCCGAGGGCCACAAGGTGAACAAGGCGCAGATCGTGCTCGATCGTCCGATCAAGGCGATCGGCGTGTACGAAGTCCGCGTCGCGCTGCACCCGGAAGTCGCGGTGACCGTGAAGGTCAACGTCGCACGTTCGCCGGAAGAAGCCGAGATGCAGGCGCAGGGCGTCGACGTCACCTCGGCGATGTTCGAGCGTGACGAAACCGGCTTCACCGAGGATTACGATCCCAACGCCGAGCCGGGCGAGATCGCGACCGAAGCACCTGCCGCGGAAGACGCGCAGGGCTGA
- the rpsR gene encoding 30S ribosomal protein S18, whose translation MARPFFRRRKSCPFSAKDAPRIDYKDVRLLQGFVSERGKIVPSRITSVSAKKQRELAQAIKRARHLGLLPYIVK comes from the coding sequence ATGGCACGACCGTTTTTCCGCCGCCGCAAGAGCTGCCCCTTCTCCGCGAAGGACGCGCCCCGGATCGACTATAAGGACGTCCGCCTGCTGCAGGGCTTCGTCTCCGAGCGCGGCAAGATCGTCCCCTCGCGCATCACCTCGGTGAGCGCGAAGAAGCAGCGCGAGCTGGCCCAGGCCATCAAGCGCGCCCGTCACCTGGGCCTGCTGCCCTACATCGTTAAGTAA
- the rpsF gene encoding 30S ribosomal protein S6 gives MALYEHVFLARQDLAQAQVDALAETATKIVEDNAGKVVKTETWGLRSLAYRIAKNRKAHYVMLEIDAPAGVVAELERQTQINEDVIRYMTVKVDGHEAGPSVMMRKGDRERRGRRERDGGGFDGE, from the coding sequence ATGGCTCTGTACGAGCACGTGTTCCTTGCGCGCCAGGATCTGGCACAGGCGCAAGTGGACGCGCTGGCGGAAACCGCCACCAAGATCGTCGAAGACAATGCGGGCAAGGTCGTCAAGACCGAAACTTGGGGTCTTCGCAGCCTGGCCTATCGCATCGCGAAGAACCGCAAGGCGCACTATGTGATGCTCGAAATCGACGCGCCGGCCGGCGTGGTCGCCGAGCTCGAGCGCCAGACGCAGATCAACGAAGACGTGATCCGCTACATGACCGTCAAGGTGGACGGCCACGAAGCAGGCCCGTCGGTGATGATGCGCAAGGGCGACCGTGAGCGTCGTGGTCGTCGCGAGCGCGACGGCGGCGGTTTCGACGGCGAATAA
- the fabD gene encoding ACP S-malonyltransferase: MRAFIFPGQGSQAVGMGKALAEASPAAREVFQEVDEALGQHLFKLMSEGPESDLTLTANAQPAIMANAIAVLRVLEKEGGIRLSDKADFVAGHSLGEYTALCAAGALDLSTTAKLLRQRGDAMQSAVPVGEGAMAALLGADLVKAQAIADAAAEGEVCTVANDNDPTQVVISGARAAIERAVAIAKDHGAKRALLLPVSAPFHCPLMQPAADAMEKALAEVAIQAPLVPVYANVTAAPVADPATIRTLLVEQVTGMVRWRESVSAMFDGGVHEFVELGGKVLGGMVKRISPDATVTSVVTMDDIEALVKAL, encoded by the coding sequence ATGCGCGCATTCATTTTCCCGGGCCAGGGCAGCCAGGCCGTCGGCATGGGCAAGGCGCTGGCCGAGGCGAGCCCCGCCGCGCGCGAAGTCTTCCAGGAGGTGGACGAGGCGCTGGGCCAGCATCTCTTCAAGCTGATGAGCGAGGGCCCCGAGAGCGACCTGACGCTCACCGCCAATGCCCAGCCGGCGATCATGGCGAATGCCATCGCGGTGCTGCGCGTGCTCGAGAAGGAAGGCGGTATCCGCCTGTCCGACAAGGCCGATTTCGTCGCGGGCCATTCGCTCGGCGAATATACCGCGCTGTGCGCGGCGGGCGCGCTCGATCTGTCCACCACGGCGAAGCTGCTGCGCCAGCGCGGCGATGCGATGCAGTCGGCGGTGCCGGTGGGCGAGGGGGCGATGGCCGCGCTATTGGGTGCGGACCTCGTCAAGGCACAGGCGATCGCCGATGCCGCTGCTGAGGGCGAGGTGTGCACCGTCGCCAATGACAATGATCCCACCCAGGTGGTGATCTCCGGCGCCCGCGCGGCGATCGAGCGCGCTGTGGCGATCGCCAAGGACCACGGCGCCAAGCGCGCGCTGCTGCTGCCGGTTTCCGCACCGTTCCACTGCCCGCTGATGCAGCCCGCGGCCGATGCGATGGAGAAGGCGCTGGCCGAAGTCGCGATCCAGGCGCCGCTGGTGCCGGTCTATGCCAATGTCACGGCGGCACCGGTGGCCGACCCGGCGACGATCCGCACGCTGCTCGTCGAGCAGGTGACCGGCATGGTGCGCTGGCGCGAATCGGTATCGGCGATGTTCGACGGCGGCGTGCACGAGTTCGTAGAGCTGGGCGGCAAGGTGCTGGGCGGCATGGTCAAGCGCATCAGCCCCGACGCGACGGTGACCAGCGTGGTGACGATGGATGACATTGAAGCGCTCGTGAAGGCGCTCTGA
- the fabG gene encoding 3-oxoacyl-[acyl-carrier-protein] reductase: MFDLTGMTALVTGASGGIGSAIAKALAAQGAKLAVSGSNADKLEAFRAGLGGEHVALTCNLSDRAAVDALVPQAVEALGGKLDILVNNAGVTRDNLAMRMKDEEWEQVIQVNLEAAFRLMRAAAKPMMKARFGRMISITSVVGATGNPGQANYAASKAGLVGMSKALGQELASRNITVNCVAPGFIRSAMTDVLPDAQKEALLGRIPAGKLGEGEDIGAAVVYLASKEASYVTGQTLHVNGGMAML; the protein is encoded by the coding sequence ATGTTTGATCTTACGGGAATGACCGCGCTCGTCACCGGCGCTTCGGGTGGCATCGGCTCGGCGATCGCCAAGGCGCTGGCAGCACAGGGCGCGAAGCTCGCCGTGTCGGGTTCCAATGCGGATAAGCTGGAAGCCTTCCGCGCCGGCCTCGGCGGCGAGCATGTTGCGCTCACCTGCAACCTCTCCGATCGCGCCGCGGTCGATGCGCTCGTCCCGCAGGCGGTCGAAGCGCTGGGCGGCAAGCTCGACATTCTCGTCAACAATGCCGGCGTCACCCGCGACAATCTGGCGATGCGGATGAAGGACGAGGAGTGGGAGCAGGTGATCCAGGTCAATCTGGAAGCCGCATTCCGCCTGATGCGCGCCGCCGCCAAGCCGATGATGAAGGCGCGCTTCGGCCGCATGATCTCGATCACCTCGGTCGTCGGCGCCACCGGCAATCCGGGCCAGGCCAACTATGCCGCCTCCAAGGCCGGGCTTGTCGGCATGTCCAAGGCGCTGGGGCAGGAGCTCGCCAGCCGCAACATCACCGTCAACTGCGTGGCTCCCGGCTTCATCCGGTCGGCAATGACGGACGTTCTGCCGGATGCGCAGAAAGAGGCGCTGCTCGGCCGTATTCCTGCCGGAAAGCTGGGCGAGGGCGAGGATATCGGTGCGGCGGTCGTCTATCTCGCCAGCAAGGAAGCCTCCTATGTGACGGGGCAGACCTTGCATGTGAACGGCGGGATGGCGATGCTCTGA
- a CDS encoding acyl carrier protein produces the protein MANQEEITTRVQALVVDHLGVDAKDVVPTASFTDDLGADSLDIVELVMAFEEEFGVEIPDDAAEKISTVGDAVAYISEHQQG, from the coding sequence ATGGCCAACCAGGAAGAGATCACCACCCGCGTGCAGGCGCTCGTTGTCGACCATCTGGGCGTCGACGCCAAGGACGTAGTGCCGACCGCGAGCTTCACCGATGATCTCGGTGCGGACAGCCTCGACATCGTCGAGCTGGTGATGGCCTTCGAGGAAGAGTTCGGGGTCGAGATCCCGGACGACGCCGCGGAGAAGATCAGCACCGTCGGCGACGCCGTTGCCTACATCTCCGAGCATCAGCAGGGCTGA
- the fabF gene encoding beta-ketoacyl-ACP synthase II, whose amino-acid sequence MRRVVVTGLGLVTPLGADVETAWKNILASKSGAGTITKFDATDFQSNYACEVKPADHEYGFDAGKRVDHKIQRQVDPFIVFGIDAAGQAIEDAGLTDMPEEMRFRAGCSIGSGIGGLPGIESESLVLAEKGPKRVSPHFVHGRLINLISGQVSIKYGLMGPNHAVVTACSTGAHSIGDAARMIAMDDADIMLAGGAESTVCPIGIAGFGQARALSTGFRDDPTKASRPWDQGRDGFVMGEGAGVVVLEEYEHAKRRGAKIYAEVVGYGLSGDAYHVTAPHPEGSGAFRSMQMAVRKSGLALDEIDYINAHGTSTPLGDELELGAVRRLFGDAIGGLSMSSTKSAIGHLLGGAGAVESIFCILALRDQIVPPTLNLDNPSENCAGVDLVPHVAKERKVKAVLNNSFGFGGTNASLVMKAL is encoded by the coding sequence ATGCGCCGCGTAGTCGTGACCGGCCTGGGCCTCGTCACCCCGCTGGGGGCCGATGTCGAAACCGCCTGGAAGAACATCCTCGCCAGCAAGTCCGGCGCGGGCACGATCACCAAGTTCGATGCGACGGATTTCCAGAGCAACTATGCCTGCGAAGTGAAGCCAGCCGACCATGAATATGGGTTCGATGCAGGCAAGCGCGTCGATCACAAGATCCAGCGCCAGGTCGATCCCTTCATCGTCTTCGGCATCGACGCCGCCGGCCAGGCGATCGAGGATGCCGGCCTTACCGACATGCCGGAAGAGATGCGCTTCCGCGCCGGCTGCTCGATCGGCTCGGGCATCGGCGGCCTGCCGGGCATCGAGAGCGAATCGCTGGTGCTCGCCGAAAAGGGCCCGAAGCGCGTTTCGCCGCACTTTGTCCATGGCCGCCTGATCAACCTCATCTCGGGCCAGGTCTCGATCAAATACGGCCTGATGGGCCCGAACCATGCGGTGGTCACCGCCTGTTCGACCGGCGCCCATTCGATCGGCGACGCCGCGCGGATGATCGCGATGGACGATGCCGACATCATGCTTGCCGGCGGCGCGGAAAGCACCGTCTGCCCGATCGGCATCGCCGGCTTCGGCCAGGCGCGCGCGCTCTCCACCGGCTTCCGCGACGATCCCACCAAGGCCAGCCGCCCCTGGGATCAGGGTCGCGACGGCTTCGTGATGGGCGAGGGCGCGGGCGTGGTGGTGCTCGAGGAATATGAGCATGCCAAGCGCCGCGGCGCCAAGATCTATGCCGAAGTGGTGGGTTATGGCCTGTCGGGCGATGCCTATCACGTCACCGCGCCGCACCCGGAAGGCTCGGGCGCGTTCCGTTCGATGCAGATGGCGGTCCGCAAGTCGGGCCTCGCGCTCGACGAGATCGACTATATCAATGCGCACGGCACCTCGACGCCGCTCGGCGACGAACTCGAACTGGGGGCGGTGCGCCGCCTGTTCGGCGATGCGATCGGCGGCCTGTCGATGAGCTCGACCAAGTCGGCGATCGGCCACCTGCTCGGCGGCGCCGGCGCGGTGGAGAGCATCTTCTGCATCCTGGCGCTGCGCGACCAGATCGTGCCGCCGACGCTCAACCTCGACAATCCGAGCGAGAATTGCGCGGGCGTCGACCTGGTGCCGCATGTCGCCAAGGAGCGGAAGGTGAAGGCCGTGCTGAACAACTCGTTCGGCTTCGGCGGCACCAATGCCAGCCTGGTGATGAAGGCGCTCTGA
- the mltG gene encoding endolytic transglycosylase MltG — MPQDARSRSRRRAPARRSRGPRVLLVAALLAVCALAGGWWLWAGPGPATKDMSIVVPEGATLSRAATDLEKAGAIHSRALFLCFAKLLGEGDSIRAGEYRIAPGTSARRILAMLQEGKTRQRLVTVPEGMPSILVAEALAKAPGLSGEARTPAEGSVLPDSYAYVRDEPRAAVLVRMQKAMTDYLAKAWSTRDKGLIVTTPREAIILASIVEKETGKPAERTTVAAVYANRLKAGMPLQADPTIIYPITKGKPLGRRILQSEVRAKNGYNTYTMRGLPEGPIANPGRASIDAVLHPAASKALYFVADGSGGHVFAETYAQHQANVAKWYAIRRARGEM, encoded by the coding sequence ATGCCGCAGGACGCGCGCTCCCGTTCCCGCCGCCGTGCGCCCGCGCGCCGGAGCCGGGGGCCGCGCGTCCTGCTGGTTGCCGCGCTTCTTGCCGTGTGTGCGCTCGCGGGGGGCTGGTGGCTGTGGGCGGGGCCGGGGCCGGCGACGAAGGATATGAGCATCGTGGTGCCCGAGGGCGCTACGCTTTCGCGCGCCGCGACCGACCTGGAAAAGGCCGGGGCCATTCACTCCCGCGCGCTCTTTCTCTGCTTCGCAAAGCTGCTCGGCGAGGGGGATAGCATCCGGGCGGGTGAGTACCGGATCGCGCCCGGCACCAGCGCCCGCCGCATCCTGGCAATGCTGCAGGAGGGCAAGACCCGGCAGCGACTGGTGACGGTGCCGGAAGGCATGCCGTCGATCCTCGTCGCGGAGGCGCTCGCCAAGGCACCCGGCCTGTCCGGCGAGGCCAGGACGCCCGCCGAAGGATCGGTGCTGCCGGACAGCTACGCCTATGTCCGTGATGAGCCGCGCGCGGCGGTGCTGGTACGGATGCAGAAGGCGATGACCGACTATCTCGCCAAGGCCTGGAGCACGCGCGACAAGGGGCTGATCGTCACCACCCCGCGCGAGGCGATCATCCTCGCCTCGATCGTCGAGAAGGAAACCGGCAAGCCGGCCGAGCGCACCACCGTCGCCGCCGTCTATGCCAACCGGCTGAAGGCGGGGATGCCGCTCCAGGCCGATCCGACGATCATCTATCCGATCACCAAGGGCAAGCCGCTCGGCCGCCGCATCCTGCAATCGGAAGTGCGCGCGAAGAACGGCTACAACACCTATACGATGCGGGGCCTGCCCGAGGGGCCGATCGCCAATCCGGGGCGCGCCTCGATCGACGCGGTGCTGCATCCGGCAGCGTCCAAGGCGCTCTACTTCGTTGCCGATGGCAGCGGCGGCCATGTGTTCGCCGAGACCTATGCGCAGCATCAGGCGAACGTGGCGAAATGGTATGCCATCCGCCGCGCGCGCGGAGAAATGTAA
- a CDS encoding S10 family peptidase, which translates to MRRAALLTLLLATTSPAWAQEKPKDAPAKGDHREQMKAEAEAAWAKPPVEETAAVSHGAVTVGGQRIAYTATAGTLTIRDDDGKPTASYFYTAYTRDGSAREQRPVTFFYNGGPGSPTIWLHMGSFAPVRVTTANPEYIRPAPYGFGPNPDSLIDKSDLVFIDALGAGWSRPLGDKTGKDFWGVDQDADGFARAILRYTAKFDRWPSPKFLFGESYGTLRNPVVAAKLEEAGLSLNGMVQFSTIMNYGVRQPGYDQNFLTLFPTMAATAWYHNRLQNRPADLATFVNEVRAFTSGPYAAALAKGSTISAEEKAAVARKMSEYTGISEAYILRADLRLTLPRFQTELMRDRRVAVGRLDSRYLLNVTDANADSPSDDPSSTAVTGAFVATFQDYATRVLGYKTDMPYRMTARGPGFDWDWKHRAPDESGTHLMPNSAADLAYTMRTNPYLKVLFINGYYDFATPFYGAEFDVSHMLLDPQLQKNIRFTYYDAGHMVYLNPTTLPQMHRDLSAFYDDALRAAASSTPPARPAAKAAQN; encoded by the coding sequence ATGCGCCGTGCTGCCTTGCTGACCTTGTTGCTCGCCACCACCAGCCCGGCCTGGGCGCAAGAAAAGCCGAAGGATGCGCCTGCGAAGGGCGACCACCGCGAGCAGATGAAGGCCGAGGCCGAGGCCGCCTGGGCGAAGCCGCCGGTCGAGGAAACCGCCGCCGTCAGCCACGGCGCGGTCACCGTCGGCGGCCAGCGCATCGCCTATACCGCCACCGCCGGCACGCTGACCATCCGCGACGACGACGGCAAGCCGACCGCGTCCTATTTCTACACCGCCTATACCCGCGACGGATCGGCCCGCGAGCAGCGACCGGTGACCTTCTTCTACAATGGCGGCCCGGGCTCGCCGACGATCTGGCTGCACATGGGCAGTTTCGCGCCGGTCCGCGTCACCACCGCCAATCCGGAATATATCCGCCCGGCACCCTATGGGTTCGGGCCGAACCCGGATTCGCTGATCGACAAGAGCGATCTCGTCTTCATCGACGCGCTTGGTGCCGGCTGGTCGCGGCCGCTGGGCGACAAGACCGGCAAGGACTTCTGGGGCGTCGACCAGGATGCCGACGGCTTCGCCCGCGCCATCCTTCGCTACACCGCCAAGTTCGATCGCTGGCCGAGCCCCAAATTCCTGTTCGGCGAAAGCTACGGTACGCTGCGCAACCCGGTGGTCGCCGCCAAGCTGGAGGAGGCCGGACTCAGCCTCAACGGCATGGTCCAGTTCTCCACGATTATGAACTACGGCGTCCGCCAGCCCGGCTATGACCAGAACTTCCTGACGCTGTTCCCGACCATGGCGGCGACCGCCTGGTACCATAACCGCCTCCAGAACCGCCCCGCCGACCTGGCGACGTTCGTCAACGAGGTCCGTGCCTTCACCAGCGGCCCCTATGCCGCCGCGCTCGCCAAGGGCTCGACCATTTCGGCCGAGGAAAAGGCGGCGGTTGCCAGGAAGATGTCCGAATATACCGGCATCAGCGAAGCCTATATCCTGCGCGCCGACCTGCGCCTTACCTTGCCGCGCTTCCAGACCGAGCTGATGCGCGATCGCCGGGTTGCGGTGGGCCGGCTCGATTCGCGGTATCTGCTCAACGTCACCGACGCCAATGCCGACAGCCCGAGCGACGACCCGTCCTCGACCGCGGTCACCGGCGCCTTCGTCGCGACCTTCCAGGACTATGCGACGCGCGTGCTCGGCTACAAGACCGACATGCCGTATCGCATGACCGCGCGCGGCCCCGGCTTCGACTGGGACTGGAAGCACCGCGCGCCGGACGAGAGCGGCACCCACCTGATGCCCAACAGCGCCGCCGACCTCGCCTATACGATGCGCACCAATCCCTATCTCAAGGTGCTCTTCATCAACGGCTATTATGACTTCGCGACGCCTTTCTACGGCGCCGAGTTCGACGTCAGCCACATGCTGCTTGATCCGCAGCTCCAGAAGAACATCCGCTTCACCTATTATGACGCGGGCCACATGGTGTATCTCAACCCCACGACGCTGCCGCAGATGCACCGCGACCTCTCTGCCTTCTACGACGATGCGCTGCGGGCGGCCGCGTCCAGCACGCCGCCGGCGCGCCCCGCGGCCAAGGCGGCGCAGAACTGA
- a CDS encoding YaiI/YqxD family protein, whose protein sequence is MTIAPHILVDADACPVKDEIYKVAWRLEVAVTLVSNAHLRVPQHPLIDRVVVSDGFDAADDWIAEHSNAGSVVVTADILLADRCLKAGAAAVLGPNGKPFTTSSIGSAVAVRAIMADLRAGGDRIGGPPPFGKEDRSRFLSALDAALVRVKRALG, encoded by the coding sequence ATGACGATTGCGCCGCACATCCTCGTCGATGCCGATGCCTGCCCGGTGAAGGACGAGATCTACAAGGTTGCCTGGCGGCTGGAGGTGGCGGTGACGCTGGTCAGCAACGCGCATCTGCGCGTGCCGCAGCACCCGCTGATCGACCGCGTGGTGGTGAGCGACGGCTTCGACGCCGCCGACGACTGGATCGCCGAGCACAGCAATGCTGGCAGCGTGGTGGTCACGGCGGACATCCTGCTGGCCGATCGCTGCCTCAAGGCGGGCGCGGCGGCGGTGCTCGGACCCAATGGCAAGCCGTTCACGACCAGCTCGATCGGCAGCGCCGTGGCAGTGCGGGCGATCATGGCGGACCTGCGCGCGGGCGGCGACCGCATCGGCGGCCCGCCGCCGTTCGGCAAGGAAGACCGCTCGCGGTTCCTCTCGGCGCTCGATGCCGCGCTGGTGCGGGTGAAGCGGGCGCTGGGGTAA
- a CDS encoding antitoxin Xre/MbcA/ParS toxin-binding domain-containing protein, with product MGAITKLAVGDTSEEGDRRRFRAGARTKLAPEVIARQSRVALLAFQRLPDRAAALAFLNNIDEALGGRPIDVASASEAGAVRVETMLRAAIID from the coding sequence ATGGGTGCGATCACCAAGCTCGCGGTCGGAGACACGTCAGAGGAGGGCGATCGCCGGCGCTTTCGGGCAGGTGCGCGGACGAAACTCGCCCCTGAGGTGATCGCGCGGCAATCGCGCGTCGCGCTGCTCGCCTTCCAGCGCCTGCCCGATCGCGCGGCCGCGCTGGCCTTTCTCAACAATATCGACGAGGCGCTGGGTGGAAGACCGATCGACGTCGCCAGCGCCAGCGAGGCGGGTGCGGTGCGTGTCGAAACCATGTTGCGCGCCGCGATTATCGACTAA
- the map gene encoding type I methionyl aminopeptidase, whose product MIKTPHELDLMRAAGRLLAQVFEMLDRTPLAGKSTLEIDTLVDRYITEDLGARPASKGQYGYGFVLNCSPNEVVCHGVPDAGTIVQDGDILNLDITLEKNGFIADSSKTYMVGEVSPQARRLVKVTQEALWKGIAQVRPGATLGDIGAAIERHAKQHGYAVVRDYCGHGIGREMHEEPSVLHFGRPGTGMKLREGMTFTIEPMLNQGTRRVTTLDDGWTVVTNDRKLSAQFEHTVAVTADGVDVLTLREGERALS is encoded by the coding sequence ATGATCAAGACCCCGCACGAACTCGATCTGATGCGCGCGGCCGGCCGCCTGCTGGCCCAGGTGTTCGAGATGCTCGACCGCACGCCGCTCGCGGGCAAGTCGACGCTGGAGATCGACACGCTGGTCGATCGCTACATCACCGAGGATCTCGGCGCCCGCCCCGCCAGCAAGGGGCAATATGGCTATGGCTTCGTGCTCAACTGCTCGCCGAACGAAGTCGTGTGCCATGGCGTGCCCGACGCCGGGACGATCGTGCAGGATGGCGACATCCTCAACCTCGACATCACGCTGGAGAAGAACGGCTTCATCGCCGATTCGAGCAAGACCTACATGGTCGGCGAGGTTTCGCCCCAGGCACGGCGGCTGGTGAAGGTGACGCAGGAGGCGCTCTGGAAGGGCATCGCCCAGGTCCGCCCGGGTGCCACGCTCGGCGACATCGGCGCCGCCATCGAGCGCCATGCCAAGCAGCACGGCTATGCAGTGGTGCGCGACTATTGCGGCCACGGCATCGGCCGCGAGATGCACGAAGAACCCTCGGTGCTCCATTTCGGCCGCCCCGGCACCGGCATGAAGCTGCGCGAAGGCATGACCTTCACGATCGAGCCCATGCTCAACCAGGGCACGCGCCGAGTGACGACGCTCGACGACGGCTGGACGGTGGTCACCAACGACCGCAAGCTTTCCGCCCAGTTCGAGCATACCGTCGCGGTGACGGCGGACGGCGTGGACGTCCTGACCCTGCGCGAGGGGGAACGGGCGCTTTCCTGA